Within the Oculatellaceae cyanobacterium genome, the region TTGTGGACATGGGGTTTGATGCAAGTAAACTAGACGGCTACACCAGAATCTCTGAACCTGTGGTCGCGCCCAGACAAATGCAAGAGCGCACTCAAGTCACCATTCAAGGTATCGACAACCCAACCGTGTTGAGCTACATGAACCTATTGAATGCAAATGACTTTGATGAACTGATCAAACTGTTCGTGGCAGACGGTGCTTTGCAGCCTCCCTTCCAGCGACCGATCGTGGGCAAAGATGCGATCTTGCAGTTCTTCCGGGAAGAATGCCAGAACCTGAGTTTGCTCCCAGAACGCGGTGTCGCTGAACCTACAGACGATAGCTATACTCAGGTGAAAGTGACAGGTAAGGTTCAAACCCCTTGGTTTGGTGCAGCAGTAGGCATGAACATGGCTTGGCGATTCTTGCTCAACCCACAAGGTAAGATCTTTTTCGTAGCCATTGACTTGTTAGCTTCCCCCAAAGAACTTTTGAATTTAGTTCGCTAGTAGTTCACTTTCGCTCGCTCGAAAGCGATTTATTAGCAAAAGGGTAAAGGGGAAATAAACCTTCCCCTTTACCCGACTTACATACAGGCGTTATTTCGGGTTTGGTGAACTACTACTACTTAGACGCTAGAGACAAGTAAATCGCCGACTCATACTGAGCGCTTTCTCTCTTCGTAGAGCACTCAAGACCGTCTAGGCAAACGGAACAAACAAGAGCCAAATAACTATCGCAGAAATTTCAGGTTGAATCATGCAAACAAGTGAAGCTGAATGGACGGATATTGAGAAGAAGATAGCTCGAACTGCCTTTGATAAAGCCTACGAACGAGAAATTGAGGTTTTGCTTAAACAAGTTCAAAAGCAGGCAAGTACGCTTGTGGACTTGGGTGAACTCTGGCAGTTACACGATTTTTTGAGTGCTAAAAGGCATGAAATTGAGGGTAAGTATGACTACCAATACTCGGTTCTGCTGTTTGTCTTTGCTGGATTAGTTAAAGAAGGCTGGCTACATCTCAACGAACTCCAAGGGCTGGCTCAAGACAAGCTATCCAAGATCGCTGTTCTATCACGGATGTAGGCTGTTATCTTCCAATATGTCACTATCCGGAAATTTTTACAAAATGGCACGAGCATTCTTTGGATATGCAAAAATTTTATGGAATTGTAAGTTGGTTATATGGTAGCAATTCAAAAAAATATGCTTCTTTAGTGAAATCAATTAACTTACCAGCTACTAGGGCATAAAGGTGTTCTGGAGAATATATGCAAGTATATAAAAGTTGGGATAAATTATTATCACCATATGTACGTTAGATAATTATTCATCAGTTTTCAAGAATTAAGTTTATTTTTGGATTAAAGACGCTCACTCTCAAAATTACCTAGATAACTTTTCTTAAGCTTTTTGATGGATTATTAACAATGGATGGACTCTAAATTTTTCTGACATTCTTCTAAACTAATTTGCCATTTAATTTTATCTTCTTGTTAGGGTTGAAGTTAGGAAGACAAGCACTCCTTGTATAAAGCTGCACAAAAAGCCTTGGAGCAGTTTATTGGTGAATTAACAGCAATAAATCAAGAATACAGTAGATCGAGTTTGACAGCTTGTCTTTTGACTCTATTAATAGCTCAACACAAAATAAGGAACGGTAGCGACGTAATAGCACACATTTGATGTCAAAAATTGTCACCAACGCTTTCAAACTAAGTTTAGCTATTGTGAGTCCCAGCATAATTTTAGCTGGTGGTGTGAAAACCCTAAGTGCAAACGCTCATAAAATTGTAGACCCAAGTACTGCCACTTTAAACCAATCCTCAAAATTTCAGAGTAATTATGATGTAAATGTGTTGACAGCACAATCAGTTCAAGCTCAAGTTGTGCAAGTTACTGGTGTTAAACTTAACCCTAGTGCCAATGGTATTAATCTAATTTTAGAAACCACTGGCGATTTATCCTCTCAGATATCAACTTCCAGCTATGAAAATACCATTACCGCTGAAATTTCTAATAGTCAGCTAAGTTTACCCCAATGTCAAATTTTCCATCAAAATAATTTATCTGCGGAAATTACCGCATTGACGATCAACCAAACTGCCAATAATAAAATTCAGGTAATAGTAACTGGTAAATCTGCTGTTCCGACACTTGGCGTAATTAATAGCGATCGCACCCTAACTTTTAGTTTAAATACCCCTAAAAATACCACACTTACTCAATCTAATTCTACATCCCCAAGATCTAATCCTGAAATTAACGACCCCACAATTCAGGAAATAATCGTTACCAGTCAAAGACGGCAAACATCTACACCTGCTTATACAATTTCTCAAACAGAAATTCAAAAGCAAGGCTCTAATAGTGTCGCAGAAGCATTAAAAGGACTCCCTGGGTTTGCCATTAATGATGCTGGTTTTGGTGCAGATATTCATACAGGAACATATTACCGAGGACACTCAATCAATCAGTCTGTTTTTTTGATGAATGGTAGACCAATTGGCAGCAATATGAACACTTATCATGGCACTACAGATCTCAATAGCATCCCGGTAGAATCCATTGAAAGAGTCGAGTTATCTAGTGGTACAAGTTCCACGCTTTATGGTTCAGAAGCATTTGGCGGAGTTGTTAATATTATTACAAAACAAGATCAAATAGTTCCTAGAGTTAATGGTGTAGCTGAATATGGTTCTTTTAATCAATCTAACTATCGTATTAGCTATGCTAGTCAAATTGGTACTGCTAAGTTTAACTTAGGATATGAAAAGTTATCAGCAGATAACCGTTATCCTATACCTGCTGGTGCAGCTAATCGTGATTCTAACGGTCTTTTATTTAATGGAGATATCGCCACTAGCAACTACTATGGCAATTTAACATTTACTTTAAATTCTAGAAACACTTTCAATTTAAACGCTTATAAAATTAGCAGCCGTCGGGGTCTACTTTATTTTGGTTTTCCATTACAGCAAGATCGACTAGATCATGATACTTTAAACGTTGGTTTATCTTCAGAAACTTTATTGGGTAATGACGAAAATTCTGTTTTAAAAACAATCCTTTCCTATAATCAAGACTACTTTAATACTTATGGGCCAACACAAAACATTTATTATCGGACAGGCACATTAAATTCACAAGCACTCGCAGCTAGAATAGAACATCAATGGCAAGTTGTTCGCCCTTATAACCTTACCTGGGGCTTAGACTTAAAAAACTCCTACTTAACAGGTAAAGTTGTTAGTACCGCTCCTAATCGAATTGACCTGAATGAAACTGAAAATAGAAATAAGTTTCAAGCAGCAATATTTGCTCTAAATACTTGGAAACCTAACGAGAACATCCAATTAGAGTTAGGGTTACGACAAAATAACGATAGTGAATTTGGCAATTATTTAAACCCTACCTTTGGAACAAGATTAGCTATTACTTCCAATCTAGCCATACGCGGTAGCTGGGCTTCTGAACAACGCAACCCTGGTTTAGACCAATTATATGTATATGATACCGTTCATAACTGGCTGCCCAACCCAAACTTAAAACCAGAAACAGGTTCTTCTTGGACAGCAGGGTTAGATGTTAATTTATCTCGTAGCTTAACAGGACAATTTACTTACTTTGGCAGTAATTTAAACGAGAGATTAGGAGTACAAGCAGGTAAATGGGCTAATATTGGTCTTGTAAATACCAATGGATTAGAAGCAGCACTTAAATATAGAATTACTCCTGCATGGTCAACATTTTTTAACTACACTTATACAGATGCACGAATTGAAACTGGAGCCGAAAAAGGTTTACAGTTAGGTTTAATTCCCTTTTCTGTTGCACAACTAGGAATTGGTTATGAGCGTCAGGGATGGCAGTTAAACTTATTTGGTAGTTATTACAGTGGCTCACGCCGAGCTTTTTTCAATAATCCTGGCGAACAAACTATAGATTTTTCACCAGCATATTTAAACTTAGATCTAAGTAGCCGTATTCCGCTCACTAAAAATTTAGGTTTAACATTATATCTAGAGAATTTAGCAGATGTAACTTACGAAAAAGCTAATCGAATTTATCAGCCTGGTTTAACATTCAGAGTCGGTTTACAGTCAAATATTTAAGTATTGGGTTTAATTTAGATATCTGGAAAAATTCAGGATTCGGTCATATTAGGTAAAATATTTTGATTCTATTTAACCGAAAATGCGCTTGAGTGCAGGAATACGAGCCAACACGAAATAGTCCAACAGTAGTACGATGACAAGCGAAAGCCCTACAAGTGGGAAAGCAATACCCAAAACAGCAACAATTGCTAGTGGCACTTTCCATTCCTGAACATAGGTGGGCATTGCAGGTGCACCAATCCAACCTTTTCCTTTAGGACGACGCTGCCACCACATCACCGCACCACTAACTGAAAGCACAATCACAATTAAAGCTGCAAGCAACATCAGTAGTTGATTGCTTAATCCAAAATATTTGCCCATGTGAATGGAAGTACCCATTTCTACGACTTTAGGTACTAAGCCATAATCCTTCCACCGCACATCGGCTAACACTTTGCCACTGTATTGATCAATATGCAAAGTGACTTCTTGCGCTGGATTATTGGGAAATGCCGAAACCGTATAGACACCTGTTTTTGATTCTGGAAAACTAACGCTAAATCCAGAGGGTGCGCCTTTTGCTTGCGCTAAAGTTACAACAGAATCTAGATTTATCGAGTTATCAGTAGGAACTCTGGATTGAGTAGTTTCGTTGTGTCCTGAATGATGTTCATGCTCTTCTCCAGGTGTGTTAGATTTGGGCATCGGTAATTGCTCTACTGCCCAAGGCACAATTAGATTGTTCTGTTGATTGAGTGAGCCTGTGAGGGTTGTCGATTGAGGCACGTTATCCCACATTTGTGCAGGATAGTGGCTCGACAAACGAGCGAATGTATCTCCCCAAAAACCTGTCCAGGGTAGTCCACTGATGATGAGAAAGCCAATTAGCAATACGCCGTAAACTCCCGAAACTGCGTGTAAGTCCCGCCAAAACACTCGCTTATTCTGGCTCCACACACGCGGAATCAGTGTTCCTAAAAAAGTTACTTTGTGGCGAGGCAACCATAGATACAATCCGGTAATCAGCAGAACTAGCCCCCAACAGGATGCAAGCTCTACTAAATAATCTCCCAATTTTCCAATCATCAGTTCGCCGTGAATCTTGCGTGCGATTGCTTGGAGATTATTGTTTTCATCGCGATCGCCTAAAATATTAGCTGTATAAGGATTCACGAAAACAGCTAGTGTTCTTTCATCAAGAGTCTTGATCGTCACTTCAGCACTACGATTAGACGCAAAGCTGGGCGTAAATTTTGTGACTTTGGCATCAGGATAAGTTTGTTGAACCACTGCCACTTGTTGAGTATAGGGCATCACCACATCCGCAGGTTGCACGAACATTTGCTGGTGATACATCGCAGCATCTAATTGCGGTTTGAACAGGTAAATAATGCCTGTGATTGACAAAATCAGCATGAAAGGAATGACAAACAAGCCTGCATAAAAGTGCCATCGCCAGACGGTGCGATAAAAACGATTGCTAGGAGGTTCAGCAATCTGGGATGGGTTCAAAGCAGTGTCGAATTTACTCATTGCCGTTTGCCAAAGATCTAGGCAGAATAACTATGCTCCACAAGTATGAACAATGTCAAAAGACAAGCTGTCAAACCTTTGTTGGTGCGTTCCTTGTGTATTTTTGATGCGTTCAAGAATGTTAAAACTAAGCGATAAACTGAGCTAAGTATAAATCACTGCCAATTGATCATGTCGCCTTTACCTGAGCATCGTCCATCTCAGCTTTCTCTAGGCCCCTTAGAGTCGGAAATTTTACATCTAATCTGGAGTTTAGGCACAGCTACGGTCAAGGATATTCATGATCGCCTCCTTGCTGACCCAGATCGAGAATTAGCCTACACCTCAGTTACAACAGTGTTAAATCGCCTCACTCAAAAGGGTTGGTTAGTTTGCGATCGCAGTGAACGTACTTTTAAGTGGCAACCGTTGCTATCGCAACAAGAGGCACAAGCAATACAGGCGCATCATCAGTTGCAACAGTTTTTAGCTGTCAGTAATCCTGATGTGGTAGCAGCCTTTGCTGATAGTTTAGATGTGAAGAGCCTCGATCAACTTGAGGCGATCGCCCAACGGCTCAAAGCAGCGCGTCAAGCTAGGGAGAAGGAATGATGCATCTGAGCATTATTTTGATAGCAGTGGGTTTAGCCATTTTATTCAGACAATGCTTGTTTAAATCTCATAAAACTTGGGTAGAGCGTTGGCAACAAACATTAACAGCATTTTTGTTCCCATCGTTGTTAATGCTCGTTACAAGCCTGACAATTTTATGTATGGGGCATCATGGCACAATGCTATGGCGACCTGTTGGCTGGATTGGCTGTCACTTAGCTTTCGGATTTCTCGCTTTTGCAGGAGTAATCATCAGTTATTTATTCTGGCAGGGATGGATCTCGCTTCAACAAGTTCGCACTTATCCTCTAACAACCATTGCAGGTAAATCTGGACGGGTTATAGACACACCAGCACTGTTTGCGGCTCAAATTGGCTTTTGGAAACCTGAATTAGTAGTCACTAAGGGATTGCTACAATCTCTCAATCCAGAACAGACTGAGGCAGTTCTTAGCCACGAACAAGCACATTATTACTATCGTGATACTTTTTGGTTCTTTTGGTTAGGATGTATTCGTCAATTAACATTTTGGCTGCCTAATACTGAAATTCTTTGGCAGGAACTATTGCTACTGCGCGAAATAAGAGCAGATCGCTGGGCTGCAAAACGAGTTGATGCTTTGATTTTGGCAGAATCTCTGTTATTGGTCGTGCGATTCCGCCAAGGCGGATCGCTTCGCGAATCGCCTTTAATCAAGGCACGCTGTGCTGCATTCAATGATACAACTACACCAACTCGCTTAGAAGAGCGCATTGAGGCTCTGTTATCACCAGACTTGAGCGATGAAACGCCATCATGGTCATGGGTTTGGCTACTTCTTTCTTTCTTGCCTATCTTGACACTACCGTTCCATATTTGACAGAGAAAGATAGTCACAGCTAGTGTTAGACACTGTAATTTATTGTCAGGCAGAGTGAGCGATCTATTTTTAGGCAGTTAAAATTATTTGGACTTGTAATCTAATTACTACCTTTTAGAGAAGCTTTTTTACTACTAATCATATTAACTTACAGTGTCATTATGTGTTAGACACTATTAGCCAATGCTACTTTTTAGGTGCATTCTCCAGTTTCTTCTCAATCCGTTGCAGTACATTTCTCTGCAACAGGGTAGTTAATTGTAACAGTAAAACAGTAAAATAATATGCAACAGAATTGTCATAAGTGCAGTAGAACAGTGCAGTTTAAGGTTGTAATACAAGAAGAAGAAAAGACTTTCAACAATCATGGGATTTTTCGAGGAGCGCCACGCGCTTTGGTGCTTTGTAAAGTAAAGCAAGCGCGGCTTATTGTTATCAACAGTAAAACCTGCTAACAAGAGCGTTAATAAGGGTATAAAATCTTTCAATTTACAGTTTTACGGCTAACAGTTGAGTTTGCTTTAACTTTAAACATTCGAGTTTGTTTTAACCTTTAACACTTGAGTTCAGTTTGCACTTTTAACAAATAAGTTGGTTTTAAAAAAGTAAATTTGCTTTTAACAGTTGAGTGTAGATAAATTACAGCAGTTGCAAGATAACACGGTAGTAATTAAGTGCAAGGTACAATATAAATGTGCAATGCTTGGTGTAACAGGGAAAAATAATTCTACCAAGGGCGCTACTTTTTAGTATAAGCACCACAATCGTGGTGTTTTGTGCTAGAAATCAATAGTTAACTTAATTTATGAAACTATTGGGATTTGTGGTAGTGGTATTAATTCAGAGCTATTCAAAATCATCAATGAAATTGAATTTATCTTTACATCTTATTGTTCTAACTGTAGTTATCTTTGTGCCATTTTTGGGCAGTACATTAGGATGTACTCGGTTATCTAGTACAACACCCTCTACCGATTTAGATGTACGCATTCCCAAAGATGGAGCCGAACAGGTGATCTTTAACTATTTTCAGGCGCTGCGTGAAAAACGTTACGACGATGCTTACAGTCTAATTGCTCTCGATTTTAAAGGTAGAGTACCTGCAAGCATTGCTAATAATATTACTCCAGGTACGACTGCACAACAAGGGTTTATAAATCTTTACGGATTTTGGAATTACGATAACAGTGTCAATAATATAGTTTCAGTAGAAAGAATATTTAAACCTATTGACGGGCAAGCTTTCTCCAGTCCAACTGAGGCTATATATATAGGCAGTAGAAGTAATCCCATAAGTTCACCCTATCCTAATACTTATAGAGTTTACGCTGTAGACACGGGTTATAAACAGAACGGAAAGTATTCACAATTTGCTGTCAAAGAGTTTCCTCATAGGTCTGGAAAATGGTTAATTGCAGAAATTGTGTCTGTCTGTAAGCAGTGTCCTTAAAGTAGAACACGATGCCAAGTTTTGTTACTCAAGTATGCGATAGCGCCAGCGCGCTCGCAGAGCTTCGCATACTTGCCTCAATAAACATCTCAAAATCTCAGCAAACTGGCG harbors:
- a CDS encoding orange carotenoid-binding protein, producing the protein EMGKTVTVAAPGAASMQFAEEILQQVKQMTFPEQTQMMCDLANHADTAICRTYATWSPNIKLGFWNQLGQWMEQGIVAPVPAGYQLSANANAVLETLKGLDPGQQITVLRNSVVDMGFDASKLDGYTRISEPVVAPRQMQERTQVTIQGIDNPTVLSYMNLLNANDFDELIKLFVADGALQPPFQRPIVGKDAILQFFREECQNLSLLPERGVAEPTDDSYTQVKVTGKVQTPWFGAAVGMNMAWRFLLNPQGKIFFVAIDLLASPKELLNLVR
- a CDS encoding TonB-dependent receptor, which codes for MSKIVTNAFKLSLAIVSPSIILAGGVKTLSANAHKIVDPSTATLNQSSKFQSNYDVNVLTAQSVQAQVVQVTGVKLNPSANGINLILETTGDLSSQISTSSYENTITAEISNSQLSLPQCQIFHQNNLSAEITALTINQTANNKIQVIVTGKSAVPTLGVINSDRTLTFSLNTPKNTTLTQSNSTSPRSNPEINDPTIQEIIVTSQRRQTSTPAYTISQTEIQKQGSNSVAEALKGLPGFAINDAGFGADIHTGTYYRGHSINQSVFLMNGRPIGSNMNTYHGTTDLNSIPVESIERVELSSGTSSTLYGSEAFGGVVNIITKQDQIVPRVNGVAEYGSFNQSNYRISYASQIGTAKFNLGYEKLSADNRYPIPAGAANRDSNGLLFNGDIATSNYYGNLTFTLNSRNTFNLNAYKISSRRGLLYFGFPLQQDRLDHDTLNVGLSSETLLGNDENSVLKTILSYNQDYFNTYGPTQNIYYRTGTLNSQALAARIEHQWQVVRPYNLTWGLDLKNSYLTGKVVSTAPNRIDLNETENRNKFQAAIFALNTWKPNENIQLELGLRQNNDSEFGNYLNPTFGTRLAITSNLAIRGSWASEQRNPGLDQLYVYDTVHNWLPNPNLKPETGSSWTAGLDVNLSRSLTGQFTYFGSNLNERLGVQAGKWANIGLVNTNGLEAALKYRITPAWSTFFNYTYTDARIETGAEKGLQLGLIPFSVAQLGIGYERQGWQLNLFGSYYSGSRRAFFNNPGEQTIDFSPAYLNLDLSSRIPLTKNLGLTLYLENLADVTYEKANRIYQPGLTFRVGLQSNI
- a CDS encoding PepSY domain-containing protein gives rise to the protein MSKFDTALNPSQIAEPPSNRFYRTVWRWHFYAGLFVIPFMLILSITGIIYLFKPQLDAAMYHQQMFVQPADVVMPYTQQVAVVQQTYPDAKVTKFTPSFASNRSAEVTIKTLDERTLAVFVNPYTANILGDRDENNNLQAIARKIHGELMIGKLGDYLVELASCWGLVLLITGLYLWLPRHKVTFLGTLIPRVWSQNKRVFWRDLHAVSGVYGVLLIGFLIISGLPWTGFWGDTFARLSSHYPAQMWDNVPQSTTLTGSLNQQNNLIVPWAVEQLPMPKSNTPGEEHEHHSGHNETTQSRVPTDNSINLDSVVTLAQAKGAPSGFSVSFPESKTGVYTVSAFPNNPAQEVTLHIDQYSGKVLADVRWKDYGLVPKVVEMGTSIHMGKYFGLSNQLLMLLAALIVIVLSVSGAVMWWQRRPKGKGWIGAPAMPTYVQEWKVPLAIVAVLGIAFPLVGLSLVIVLLLDYFVLARIPALKRIFG
- a CDS encoding BlaI/MecI/CopY family transcriptional regulator, which produces MSPLPEHRPSQLSLGPLESEILHLIWSLGTATVKDIHDRLLADPDRELAYTSVTTVLNRLTQKGWLVCDRSERTFKWQPLLSQQEAQAIQAHHQLQQFLAVSNPDVVAAFADSLDVKSLDQLEAIAQRLKAARQAREKE
- a CDS encoding M56 family metallopeptidase, with protein sequence MMHLSIILIAVGLAILFRQCLFKSHKTWVERWQQTLTAFLFPSLLMLVTSLTILCMGHHGTMLWRPVGWIGCHLAFGFLAFAGVIISYLFWQGWISLQQVRTYPLTTIAGKSGRVIDTPALFAAQIGFWKPELVVTKGLLQSLNPEQTEAVLSHEQAHYYYRDTFWFFWLGCIRQLTFWLPNTEILWQELLLLREIRADRWAAKRVDALILAESLLLVVRFRQGGSLRESPLIKARCAAFNDTTTPTRLEERIEALLSPDLSDETPSWSWVWLLLSFLPILTLPFHI